TCTCGACAAGTTCGGCGTCGTGGCGCCCCTCGACCAGGATGCGCGAGCCCAAGGCGACTCGGGCCGGTGCGTTGGCGACGGCGACCGAGCCCGACGCCGTGCGCGAGGAGGCCTGCCGCTGCTCGGCGAGAGCGGCCTTGGCTGCGGCGGTCGGCGCGGTGAGCTCGACCGGCTTGCCCTCGAGCAAGAAGCCCGTGCCGAGGGGGAAGGCCTTGGTCTTGCCGCGCCGGTCCTCGAGGTGGACCACGTGCATACCGCCAGCCTTCTCCACACTGACGACCGCGCCACACCATCCGGTCTGCACTTCTTCGACGACCAGGTCGATGGTGGCCTCGACGGGTCGGGAACGGCCGCGCTTGGGCGCGCGCCAATCAGTTGACAGGACATCCTGCCCGTAGCGGTCGGTCACGATCGCCAGGGTAGGCAATGTCAGCCGTTCTGGCGGTGCGCAACGCGCTAGGGGACACGCGCGCTCATTTTTGACCGAATCCATAGAGCCGCCAGACCCACACCATGCCTTTGCGTTGCTACCTTCGCGGCCACCACCAATCCACGAAGGCCAGGAGAGTTGCCATGAACCACCGTTCACGTCGAACTGCTGCGGCAGCATTCGCCGTTGCCGCCGCGGGCACGATGGCGCCGTTTGCGAGTGCCGCCGATGCCGCGCCGACCAGTGATGCGAAGCACGTATACGTCGTCGAGGTCGCCGGGGCTAGCCGTGCCGCCGTGTCCACTCGTTCGGCAGAGCGCGCTGAAGCGGTGCGGTCCACCTTCGAAGTGACCCCGCGACGGACCTTCCGGTCGGCGATGTCCGGGTTTAGTGCCTCCATGACTCCGCAGCAGGCGGCGGCGTTAGAGCAGCGAAGCGACGTGGTTCGGGTGGTGCGCAGCGACTTCCGCGCGAACGTCATTGGGACCCCGCCCAAGCGGGACAGCCAACGGAAGGCGGCTGCGGGCGCGACCTGGGGCCTGGACCGGATCGACCAGCGACAACTCCCCTTGAACTCCGCCTACTCCACGACCAGCAAGGGCGCTGGGGTGACCGCCTATGTCATCGACACCGGCGTCAACGCCGCGCACCCGGACTTCGGCGGTCGCGCCACGCAGAAGGTCAACTTCGCAGGGGATGGCCTCAACAAGGATTGCAACGGACATGGCACCCACGTCGGTGGCACAGTCGGTTCGACGACGTACGGCGTTGCGAAGGCAGCGAAGATCGTGGGCGTGAAGGCGTTCACCTGCGCCGGCGACACGTCGCTGGAGATCTTGCTCAGCAGTTTGGACTGGGTGACCGAGAATGCCCAGAAGCCCGCGGTGGTCAACACTTCCTGGCAGTTCGAAGACCCCGACGGTGTGCTGAAGGCGGCCACCGAGCGGATGAACGCCGCCGGCATCACCCACGCGACCGCGTCGGGAAACTCCGGCGGAGACAACTGCAGCACAGCTCCGCGACACAGCGAGCTGCCGATTGTCGTGGGGAACTCCACGAAGACCGACGACCGCAACGCGTTCTCCAGCACCGGAGCCTGCGTCGATGTGTACGCGCCGGGCACCGACATCACCAGCCTGGACTATGACGGTGCCGGTACCGCGCCCAGGACCGGTACCTCGATGGCATCGCCGCACGTGGCAGGGGTGGCGGCGCTTTACTTGGAGAAAAACCCGAACGCGACTCCAGCGCAGGTCAAGCAGTGGATCGAAGACACTGCCACCCCTGACGTAGTCAACGGCGGAGGCACCGGAGGCACCGTCAACCGGCTGTTGTTCACCGGCGGGCTCTAGTTCGACCTGAACTCGCACGTGCGGCGGCCGCCCTCGGCAACGGGGGCGGCCGCCGCACGTTTTCGCCGCACCCGGGAGCGTCGGTAGACTGGCACTCAGGCCTGACGAGTGCCAAACGAGTGCCAAGTGACAACCAAGGTTGGGTCGTGCTGACGAAGGGTGGTGACTGATGTCCGACGAGCGGAGGCTGCATGTCCTGCGCGCCATCGTGCAGGACTACGTCGCAACGTCTGAGCCGGTGGGGTCCAAGGCGCTCCTGGAGCGCCACCAACTCGGGGTGTCCGCGGCGACCGTTCGCAATGACATGGCCGCCCTCGAGGAGGACGGATATATCGCGGCGCCGCATACGTCCGCCGGTCGTATTCCGACGGACGCCGGCTACCGCTTGTTTGTCGATGAGATCAGCCGCATCAAACCGCTCAGCCGTAGCGAAAGAGTCGCCATTCAGCGGTTCTTGGACGCCTCAGTCGACTTAGATGATGTCGTCGACCGTACGGCCCAGTTGCTCGCATCGCTGACCAACCAGGTCGCTGTGATGCAGTACCCATCGCTCACCCGATCCACGGTGCGCCACGTCGAACTGGTGGCCTTGTCGGCGGACCGTCTGATGGTGGTGCTCATCCTGTCCAACGGCCGCATTGAGCAGCGCGTCATCGACGTAAGCCGGGACCACACGACCGATGACGGTCAAACGGTGATGGGCGACCTGCGCGCGCGAATCAATGCGCTCGCCAACGGTCAGACCCTTGTCGAGGCCGCAGCCAAACTCGTGCCTGTTCCTGAAGCGCTGGCCCCCGATGACCGCTCGACCGGGCAAGCCGTCGTCGCCTCGCTGACCGACATGCTCAAGGAGCAACGCGAGGAACGAGTAGTGCTGGCCGGCACGGCCAATCTGGCGCGGACTGACCACGACACCGCAAACCTCGGCCCAGTGCTTGATGCACTGGAGCAACACGTCGTCCTGCTTCGGTTGCTCGAATCACTCAATGTCGACCGTGACGACCACATCGCGGTCCGGATTGGTGCCGAGAATAGCCACGAAGGACTTCATCACTCATCCGTCGTCACCACGACCTACGGAGCCGGCGGCGTCGCCGGACTCGGAGTGCTCGGACCGACCCGGATGGACTACCCCTCAACCATGGCTGCGGTACGTGCCGTTGCCCGATATGTTTCGGAGATCCTCGACCAGTGAACGACTACTACGCGACGATCGGCGTCTCCCGTGAGGCAAGCGCGGAGGAGATCAAGCGGGCCTACCGAAAGCAGGCGCGCAAGCTTCACCCAGATGTCAACCCCAGCGAAGAAGCCGCCGAACAGTTCAAGGCGCTGTCGCAGGCCTATGAAGTGCTGTCCGACCCGCAGAAGCGCCAGCAGTACGACATGGGCGTGGACCCGTTCGGCGCCCGCGGTGGCGCTGGTCAGGGTCAGGGTTTCTCCTTCACCGACATCATGGACGCCTTCTTCGGCGGCGGCTCACCGACCGGCGGGCGCGGTCCGCGCAGCCGGGAGCAGCGTGGCCAAGATGCCCTGGTCCCGCTGGAGATCGACCTGCGGGACGCAGTCTTTGGCGGCGAGTCCGACCTGACCTTCGATACCGCAGTGACCTGTCAAGTCTGTTCCGGTGAGGGCTCCCGTCCGGGCACGGGCAAGCGCACCTGTGGTGTCTGCAATGGCGTGGGCCAGGTGCAAGAGATTCAAAACTCCTTCCTGGGCCAGGTACGCACGACGCGGCCCTGCGGATCATGCCGTGGATTCGGCGAAGTCATCACCGACCCGTGCTTCGACTGCTCGGGTGAGGGGCGCGTACGCGACCGCCGCACGATCTCGTTGAAGGTTCCGGCAGGAGTGGACACCGGCACCCGTATCCAGCTGGGCGGCGAGGGCGAGGCTGGCCCTGGTGGTGGCCCGAGCGGCGACCTTTATGTCGAGATCCACGTTCGCAAGCACTCGGTCTTCCAGCGCCAGGCTGATGACCTGCATTGCTCGGTCGAGGTACCCATGACTGCGGCGGCGCTCGGTACCACGCTTACTCTTGACACCTTTGACGGCGAGCGCGAACTAGAGATCAAGGCGGGCACCCAGCCCGGTGAGGTGCTGACCCTGCGCGGGCAGGGCGTGACACATCTGCGCTCCTCCGCGCGCGGTGACCTGCATGTTCACGCCAATGTGCGGACGCCGACCAAGGTCGACCATCAACAGGAAGAGTTGCTGCGCCAATTGGCCAAGGAGCGCGGTGAAGAAACTCCCGACGGGCGCCTCCAACCTGTGAACCAGGGCATCTTCGGGCGTCTGCGGGACGCTTTCGCCGGACGGTAACCGGTGTGACCGCGCCGCTTTTTCACACTGCACCGGACGCGCTCGCAGGGCTCGCGGTCGGCGCCCGGGTTCTGCTGGACGGTCCGGAAGGGCGACATGCCGCGGCGGTACGCCGCCTCACGGTCGGTGAACCCGCACTCTTGGCCGACGGGTCAGGACGCCTCGCGCACTGCACCGCGACCGAGGTGACCAAGGCGGAGGTCACCTTCGTGGTCGACGCGCTCACTCAACACCCAGTCGAACAGCCGCGCTTCGTCCTGGTGCAGGCTCTGGCCAAGGACGGACGGGACCTTCAGGCCATCGAATCGGCCACCGAGCTGGGCGTCGATGTGGTGGTGCCCTGGCAGGCGCAGCGATCCATCGTGCAGTGGCGCGAAGAGCGCGCCACCAAGGCGCACGCCAAGTGGGAGGGCACGGTTCGCGCCGCCGCAAAACAGTCCCGGCGGGCTCGAGTTCCGCAGGTCGCCGAATTGACCCGACGCACGGAACTACTGGCACGCGTCGCCGAGTCCGCGCTCACCCTGATCCTTCACGAGGACGCCGACACTTCCCTGGCGGGCATTGAACTCCCCGCCACGGGCGACGTGGTGGTCATCGTGGGGCCGGAGGGCGGGATCTCGCCCGAGGAGGTGGCGGACTTGCAGGCGGCAGGGGGCCATTGCGTGGGGCTCGGGCCGAACGTGCTGCGGGCCTCTACCGCTGGCCCGGCAGCGCTCGCCGTCCTCGCGTCGCGATCCCGTTGGTAAACGCGTTCGCACTGTCGCAGCACCTCCGTACACTGGACGGCGAGATGACAGACGACTCCCAAGGCGCAAGCGCCACCCACGTTCCTTCTACGCCTGCTGGCGGCGACCGTCGAACCTTCACGATTCCACCTGAAGTGCAGATGGTGACCCTGCTAGGCCCCCGCGACGAACTGCTGAGAACCATGGAGAGGGCACTTCCACGCGTTCAATTGCATGTGCGGGGCAATGAGTTCAGCGCCGAAGGCCCGGCCGCCGACCTCGCCATTCTCGATGATCTGATCGCCGAATTGCTCACCATCATCCAGGCCGGGCACCCACTTAATCGGGATGCGGTCGAGCGCTCGATCGGCATGCTTCAGGCCAGCACGCGCGAACGCCCTGCGGACGTCCTGACGACCAACATCATCAGTAGCCGCGGGCGAACCATCCGGCCAAAGACGTTGGGGCAGAAGCAATACATCGACTCGATTGATGGGCACACCATCGTGTTCGGTATCGGACCAGCCGGCACGGGCAAGACCTACCTCGCGATGGCGAAGGCGGTCGCCGCATTGCAGGCCAAGCAGGTCAATCGGATCATCCTGACGCGCCCGGCGGTCGAGGCCGGAGAGCGATTGGGATTCCTGCCCGGTTCACTCAACGACAAGATCGACCCCTATCTGCGCCCGCTGTATGACGCGCTGCACGACATGGTCGACCCCGACTCGATCCCGCGCCTCATGGCCTCCGGCACCGTGGAAGTGGCGCCGTTGGCGTTTATGCGAGGGCGTTCCCTCAATGATTCCTTTGTCATCCTCGACGAAGCGCAGAACACCTCGCCCGAGCAGATGAAGATGTTCCTCACCCGGCTCGGGTTCGGCTCGAAGATGGTCGTTACCGGTGATACCACCCAGGTCGATCTGCCGACCGGAACCACCTCAGGACTGCGGATCGTGCAGGACATCCTGGGCGATGTTGAGGACGTGCACTTCGCCCGGTTGAGCGCCCAGGATGTTGTCCGCCATCGATTGGTGAGCGACATCGTCGAGGCTTATGGGCGATGGGATGCACGGGCGACGGGCCGTGCCGCGGGCACCTCGATCAGTGATGCGCCATGAGTATTGATGTGCTGAACGAGACCGAGATCGAGGTCGACCTCGAAGAACTCCACGAGTGTGCGCGCTTCACCATGGACGAACTGCACGTCCATCCGCAGGCTGATCTGTGCGTACGGGTCATCGACGAAGCCGCGATGGAGATCCTGCACGTTCGGTGGATGGACCTTCCCGGTCCGACGGACGTCATGAGTTTTCCCATGGACGAACTGCGGCCAGGTAGCGAGGGCGAGCCCTCCGAGGAGGGCGTTCTTGGTGACATCGTGCTGTGTCCGACCGTCGCGGCGGCGCAGGCTGCTGCCGCAGGCCACACCACCCAAGAAGAACTCTTGTTGCTCACCGTGCACGGGGTGCTGCACCTGCTGGGCTACGACCATGCGGAGCCCCAGGAGCGGGACGAAATGTTTGATCTGCAACGGCGCTTGTTGCTGAGTTTCCTTGCTCGCCGCGGCGACGGTCAGCCGCGCATCAACCCACCGAGCGGCTCATGACTAGCCTGGCGCGTTCGAGCACGCGGGAGGTCGGGCGATGACTTTACTCGTGTTGTGCGCCGTTCTCAGCGTCGTCATCGCCTTTGCCTTCGCGTTGATCGAGTCCGCGATTTCCCGGGTCGGAACCGGCCACGCCGAAGAACTCGCGGAGTCCGGCCGAAGCGGAGGCCTGGCCCTGCAATCTGTCGTAGCCGACCGTAGCGCGGTCGTGATGGTCCTGACGTTCTTGCGGGTGCTATCGGAAGCTGCGACCGCCGTACTCGTCACGTTGGCGGTCCAGCAGATCGTGGATGGTTTCTGGGTTGAGTTGTTGCTCGCGATCAGCATCATGGGGCTCGCGAGCTTCCTGCTCGTCGGCGTCTCACCGCGCACGCTCGGGCGCCAGCACGCTGACAGCGTGGCGCTGGCGGCAGCGCCAGCCGTGGGGGCTTTGCGCAAGTTGCTCGCTCCCGTCGTTCGCCTTCTGGTGCTGGTGGGCAATGCGGTGACCCCGGGCCGTGGCTACCGGGACGGACCATTCGAAACCGAAGCCGAACTGCGCGAGTTCGTTGATTTCGCCGGTGAGTCTCTGCTCATTGAGGACGACGAGCGCAAGATGCTGCACTCGGTCTTCGACTTGGGCGACACGCTGGCGCGTGAAGTGATGGTCCCGCGTACCGACATGATCTTTATCGACGGAACCAAAAACCTTCGACAAGCCATGAATCTCTTTGTGCGATCAGGCTTTTCGCGCCTCCCTGTAGTCGACGGCGGTCCGGACGATGTCGAGGGCTTGGTCTATTTCAAGGATGTGTCTCGGCGAGTGTTCGCCGACCATCGCAACGAAAGTCGTCCGGTGACGGACGTGATGCGGCCGGTCGCGTTCATCCCCGACACCAAGCCTGCCGACGACTTGTTGCGCGAGATGCAGGTCGAGCGCCGACACTTCTCGGTCGTCATCGACGAATACGGCGGTACCGCGGGCCTAGTGACGATGGAAGACATCGTCGAAGAGATCGTTGGCGAGATCGATGACGAGTACGACACGATCAGTCCGCAGGTCGCGCACCTTGACGATGGTTCTGTGCGCGTTCCTGCCCGCCTCGAGATCGATGACCTGTGCGAACTGCTGGACGTCACGATCGAAGAGGAAGACGTCGAGACCGTGGGTGGCTTGCTGTCCAAGTTGGTCGGTCGAGTCCCGATCCCCGGAGCCGCTGGGGAGATCAGTGGTCTGCGGTTGACCGCCGACCGTGTCGCGGGACGACGACACCAGTTGGCGACCGTGGTCGTGGAACGAGTCGGAGACCTCGATGACGAGGCACTCGAAGGCGAGGACCCGCAGGACCATACTGAGGACTCGGACACCCAGAAATGAGACATCGGAATGAGTGACTACCGTGCTGGATTCGCATGCTTGGTGGGGCGACCCAATGCCGGAAAGTCGACGCTGACCAACGCGCTCATCGGCAGCAAGGTGGCGATTACCTCAAGCAAGCCACAGACCACCCGCCACACCATTCGAGCGATCATCACCAACGATGAGTCCCAGTTGGTTCTGGTGGACACGCCGGGGCTGCACAAGCCGCGGACCTTGCTAGGCGAACGCCTCAACCACCTCGTACGCGAGACCCTGCTCGAGGTCGATGTCGTCGGATTCTGCCTTCCCGCGGACCAGAAGATCGGCCCGGGTGATGCCTTCATCGCCGCCGAACTGGCCGAGATCAGGCAGGGCAAGAAGGTCCCGATCGTCGCGATCGCGACGAAGACCGACACGGTCTCCAAAGATCGAGTCGCCCAACATCTCATGGCCATCGACCAGCTCGGCAACAAGTTCGCGGCGTTCGACGACATCGTGCCGTGCTCGGCGACCGCAGACGTCCAAGTTGACGTCGTGGCGCGCGTGCTCACGGGGCATCTTCCGGCCTCACCGAAGCTTTACCCCGATGACATGCTCACCGAAGAAACCGACACGGTACGCATCGCAGAGTTGGTGCGGGAGGCAGCGCTCGAAGGCGTGCGAGACGAGTTGCCGCACAGCTTGGCCGTGGTCGTGGAGGAGATGGTTCCACGCGAGGACCGACCGGCAGACAAGCCACTTCTGGATGTACGAGTCAACGTGTTCGTTGAGAGGTCATCGCAGAAGGCCATCGTCATCGGTCGGGGTGGGTCGCGACTGCGGGAAGTCGGGACCAATGCCCGTCGGCAGATCGAAGAGCTCCTCGGCCAGAAGGTCTACCTCGACCTACACGTCAAGATCGCCAAAGACTGGCAGCGCGACCCGAACCAGTTGAGCAAGTTGGGATTCTGATGCGTGACTATGAAGCATGGGCGGAGTTCGGCGATGTACTGCGACTACCGATCGACCCAGAACGCGATGTCGCTGCGTCCATTCCGTGGGAGCAGGCTGGCTTCCAAGCACACCTGCCGTTGATCGACGTCGGACCAGGCAGCGGTGTGACGACCGTCGTGCTGGCCGAGACCTTCCCTGACGCGGAGATCGTGGCCGTCGAGCCCGACCTGTTGATGCGGTCGCTGCTCATGACCCGGCTGGCCGAGCGCTCCGGCGTTCGGGAGCGAACTACGGTGTTGCCTGGCGTAATTCAGGAGACTTGGTTGCCGGCCGAGTGTGGGGGAGCACTGCTGTTCAACGTCATCTACTTCCTTGGCGAACGCGAGCGCGAGCGTTTCTGGCATCGGATGGCCGACGTACTCGTGCCAGGCGCGTCGGTGCTGATGAGCCGGTCCTACGGCGGTGCTGGCGAGGTCGATGTTGAACGCAAACTGGTCAGTTCTGGCACGGTCGGTCGCCACGAATACCAACGCTGGTATGCCTCACACGCCCTTGGCGACGGGCGTGTGGAGATCATCAACCAGTTCCAGGTGCTGCGCGACGGTGAAGTCGTGCGTGATGAGGAGACCCGGATCACGCCGTACGGCCTGGGCGAGGACCGCATTGTCGATGAGATCCCCGTTGGCGCGTTCGGCATCGAGGAGATCGACGAGCGCTACCTCGCGATCCGGCGGCATCCCGATCTCGCCCGCCGCAAGCGCCGCTAGCCCTGAGCGTTAGAGGACCTGAACCCCGGCCCAACCCTGTTCGACGGCCTGCTGCTCGGTGCTTCCCTGCCCGAAGCGGTCGCCAGCGGCGGTGATGGTGGCGCGAGCGAAGGTGGCGAAGTCGGAGTCTTTGGGGAGAGTTCGAGAGGTCAGGACGTCGTACCAGATCTGGCCGGCGCGCTCCCATGCGTGTCCGCCGATCGCGGTCGCTGCGAGATAGAACGCACGGTTCGGGATGCCGGAGTTGATGTGCACTCCGCCGTTGTCGTGCTCCTCATCGTGCGGCAGGTCTTGGTAGTCGGTCATCGACGCAGGCTGTGGGTCCTTGCCGATCCGCGGGTCGTCATAGGCCGTTCCCGGCGCCTTCATCGAGCGCAAGCCCACGCCGTTAATGCCTTCGGCGTAGAGGTTGGCGCCGATAATCCAGTCGGCTTGCTCGGCGGTCTGGCCCAGGATGCGCTGCTTGACCAATGACCCAAAGACATCCGAGACGGATTCGTTGAGCGCACCAGGTTGTGCGACATAGGTCAGGCCGGCGGTGTATTGGGTGATCCCGTGCGCCAACTCGTGGGCGATGATGTCGACGCTGTCCGTCATCGACGCCAGCAACACGCCGTCGCCATCGCCAAAGATCATCTGCTCACCGTCCCAGATGGCATTCGCATAATTGCGGTCGTAGTGGACTGTGGCGACCAGCGCGAGACCTCGATCGTCGAGCGAGTTGCGCCCGTAGATGTCGGCAAAGAGATCGAAGGTGTGACCGAGGCCCTCGTAGGCCTCGTTGGCATCGCTATCTTCGACGGCAGGGTCGCCTTCAGCGCGCACCAGTTCACCGGGAAGCGCGGTGCTGTTGCCTGCGTCGTGGATCGCGCGCTTTGGTGCGACATCGACAGCAGCGGCGTCGTTCTGGTCTGCATCTGGGGTCGTGGTGATCGCTGTTCGGGCTCGGCTGCGCAGGTCAGGCGGGATGATGCCAGTGTTGCCGCGAGCCTCCCGGTCTGGGCCGCTGTGGGCAGCTTTCACACTGCGCCGCGCGGCAACTTCTGGTCGAAGGGCCAGGGTGTGTTGGGCGCATTCGGCGACCCGGCGGTCGTCGTCTTGAGCGAGCCGCTGGAGCAGGTGAGGCGGAATGATGAAGCACGGTGTGGTCGTCATGTCGTTACTCTGCCCGCTGGGACTGACAGTCGGTCGGTACGGCGCGTTCGGGAATGGCGGCCGACCACAGCGCGCCGGAAATCAGCAGCGGCTGGCCGAACAACCGGGCTAACCGCTTGGCGTCGGTGTCCAGGCCGAAGGCGGTGATGCCCTCGACGTACTGCGCGACGTTGCCGGGAAAGACCAGCACAAAGAACACCGCGAGCACGAGCCCGGTGATCCGGCGATATCGGGGCAGTGCGAGTAGTGCTATGCCGAGTCCAATTTCGAGGACGCCTGAAGCCAGAACCACGAAGTCCTCGTTGACCGGCAACCATTCGGGCACCTGCGCGTGGAAATCCTGCCGACCCACGGTCAGGTGCGCCAAGCCAGCCAGCACCATGAATGCGCCGAGGACAAGGCGGGTGACGTTTTGGGAGCGCGTCGCGACGGCCCGATCGAAGACACCCATGGGTGCACCGTATGCCCGCCCAGGCGAGGTTGCTGGACAGAGCGGGAGGGCATTTGGTTAGAGTGACCCCGTGCGGATCGCGTTGCTTCTCCTTCGCTGCCGCGGCGAGGCCTAGTTCTTCGGCCTTCCTCGCCGCGGAGTCTCGCCCTGCGGCCGGAATCTCCTGCACGACTTTGTGATTCGTGCCCACCCCAAAGAACTCCGAGGCGAGAATGATCCACCCCCAGCAGCCCACGTCCATGCCGGCTCGCAAGTACGAGCCCTTCCAGCAGCAGATCGCCGTCGACCTGCCAGATCGCACCTGGCCGGACAAGGTCATCACCAAGGCGCCCCGCTGGTGCGCGGTAGACCTGCGCGACGGCAACCAGGCCCTGATCGACCCAATGAACTCCGAGCGCAAGATGCGCATGTTCAGCTTGCTCGTGAGCATGGGCTACAAGGAGATCGAGGTCGGCTTTCCGAGCGCGAGCCAGACCGACTTTGACTTCGTCCGGGAGCTCATCGAGGGCAACCACATTCCCGATGACGTCACCATTCAGGTCCTGACGCAGTGCCGGGACCACCTCATCGAGCGCACCTTCGATTCCATCCGCGGAGCCAAGAGCGCGATCGTGCACTTCTATAACTCCACATCAATCCTGCAGCGCCGGGTGGTCTTCGGCCTGGATCAGGACGGCATCATCGATATCGCGCTGCAGGGCGCGCGGCTGTGTAAGAAGCTGGAGGAGACGGTCGCTGACACCGACGTCTACTACCAATACTCGCCAGAGTCCTACACCGGCACCGAACTGGAGTTCGCGGCACGCATCTGCAATGAGGTCATCGGGGTCATTGACCCCACACCGGACCACCCGATGATCATCAATCTGCCCGCCACCGTCGAGATGGCGACACCCAATATCTACGCCGACTCCATTGAGTGGATGAGCCGCCATTTGGATCGGCGCGAGTCGGTGCGTCTGTCCCTTCACCCGCACAACGACCGGGGCGAAGGGGTCGCGGCGGCCGAGCTCGGATACCTCGCCGGAGCCGACCGCATCGAAGGGTGCTTGTTTGGCAACGGCGAACGTACCGGCAACGTCTGCCTGGTCACGCTCGGAATGAACCTCTTCAGCCAAGGTATCGACCCCGAAATCGACTTCTCCGACATGGACGCGATCCGGCGGACCGTTGAGCACTGCAACCAGTTGCCGGTTCACGAGCGCCACCCGTGGGGCGGTGACTTGGTCTACACCGCCTTCTCTGGCTCTCACCAGGACGCCATCAAAAAGGGTTTCGAGGACATGGATCGGCAGGCTGCGGACACCGGCAAGGAGATCAACGATCTGGTGTGGGGCGTGCCTTATTTGCCGATTGATCCGCATGACATCGGTCGCTCCTATGAGGCCGTCGTTCGGGTCAACAGCCAGTCCGGCAAGGGCGGGGTGGCTTACATCCTCAAGAGTGAGCGGCAGTTGGACCTACCGCGCCGGTTGCAGGTCGAGTTCAGTGGCGCGGTCCAGGCGCACAGCGACCAGCAGGGTGGCGAGTTCAGCGCCGAACAGCTCTGGCAGATTTTCCAGAACGAGTACATCCCCGGCGCCGATGGCGATGGCCAGGCATGGGGTCGGTTCACGCCGATCACGCACTCGGTCGAGAGCACGGCCGATGGCGACCGGATCACGGCCACGATGACTGACCGCGAGCAGAACGGTGCCGAGGTCACCATCGAGGGATACGGCAACGGCCCGATCGCCGCGTTCGCCAACGCGCTCTCCACGCTCGGAGTCGACGTACGCGTCCTCGACTACGCCGAGCATGCGATGTCGGCCGGTGAGGGCGCCCAGGCGGCGGCCTATGTCGAAGCCGCGATCGGCGACCGGGTGCTGTGGGGCGTCGGTCTGCATTCCTCGATCGTGAAGGCCTCGCTGACGGCCGTGCTATCCGCCGTGAACCGGGCGTTGCGCGACCAGTAGGCACAGGAACGCACTACGCGCGGTGGTCAGGCTCAGTTCCTGGCCACCCGTGCACGTGCAACCTGCGCGCGACGCGATTGATGTCAGCCTGCGAGGGGAGGGCATCGGTGATTTGGGTGATGTGCACACCGATGTCGGTATGGCTCATGTCTTCAATGCTGGCCGCAAGTTCCTCGGCAACCTCACGGACTTCGTCCTCGGTGAGGCCACGTCGCAGGAGAGCCAGCAGGGGGATGTAGTCGGTGGGCGGAACGCCAGCGGGATAGCCCGCCTGCAGCCAGTCGACCACTGACCGCAACTTGTTGTTGAGTGTCATGGCAGGGCGTCAGTTGAAAGGTAGCGGCAACTCGACGTCGAACCCGGAGGCCACGATGGCGCCGATACCGCCAAGGACGCCGAGCACTACGAAGGCGAAGCACAGGACCGAGAGCGCCCGACTCGAGCGGCGACCAAAAGGCGTGA
This genomic window from Demetria terragena DSM 11295 contains:
- a CDS encoding S8 family peptidase, with translation MNHRSRRTAAAAFAVAAAGTMAPFASAADAAPTSDAKHVYVVEVAGASRAAVSTRSAERAEAVRSTFEVTPRRTFRSAMSGFSASMTPQQAAALEQRSDVVRVVRSDFRANVIGTPPKRDSQRKAAAGATWGLDRIDQRQLPLNSAYSTTSKGAGVTAYVIDTGVNAAHPDFGGRATQKVNFAGDGLNKDCNGHGTHVGGTVGSTTYGVAKAAKIVGVKAFTCAGDTSLEILLSSLDWVTENAQKPAVVNTSWQFEDPDGVLKAATERMNAAGITHATASGNSGGDNCSTAPRHSELPIVVGNSTKTDDRNAFSSTGACVDVYAPGTDITSLDYDGAGTAPRTGTSMASPHVAGVAALYLEKNPNATPAQVKQWIEDTATPDVVNGGGTGGTVNRLLFTGGL
- the hrcA gene encoding heat-inducible transcriptional repressor HrcA codes for the protein MSDERRLHVLRAIVQDYVATSEPVGSKALLERHQLGVSAATVRNDMAALEEDGYIAAPHTSAGRIPTDAGYRLFVDEISRIKPLSRSERVAIQRFLDASVDLDDVVDRTAQLLASLTNQVAVMQYPSLTRSTVRHVELVALSADRLMVVLILSNGRIEQRVIDVSRDHTTDDGQTVMGDLRARINALANGQTLVEAAAKLVPVPEALAPDDRSTGQAVVASLTDMLKEQREERVVLAGTANLARTDHDTANLGPVLDALEQHVVLLRLLESLNVDRDDHIAVRIGAENSHEGLHHSSVVTTTYGAGGVAGLGVLGPTRMDYPSTMAAVRAVARYVSEILDQ
- the dnaJ gene encoding molecular chaperone DnaJ; the protein is MNDYYATIGVSREASAEEIKRAYRKQARKLHPDVNPSEEAAEQFKALSQAYEVLSDPQKRQQYDMGVDPFGARGGAGQGQGFSFTDIMDAFFGGGSPTGGRGPRSREQRGQDALVPLEIDLRDAVFGGESDLTFDTAVTCQVCSGEGSRPGTGKRTCGVCNGVGQVQEIQNSFLGQVRTTRPCGSCRGFGEVITDPCFDCSGEGRVRDRRTISLKVPAGVDTGTRIQLGGEGEAGPGGGPSGDLYVEIHVRKHSVFQRQADDLHCSVEVPMTAAALGTTLTLDTFDGERELEIKAGTQPGEVLTLRGQGVTHLRSSARGDLHVHANVRTPTKVDHQQEELLRQLAKERGEETPDGRLQPVNQGIFGRLRDAFAGR
- a CDS encoding 16S rRNA (uracil(1498)-N(3))-methyltransferase yields the protein MTAPLFHTAPDALAGLAVGARVLLDGPEGRHAAAVRRLTVGEPALLADGSGRLAHCTATEVTKAEVTFVVDALTQHPVEQPRFVLVQALAKDGRDLQAIESATELGVDVVVPWQAQRSIVQWREERATKAHAKWEGTVRAAAKQSRRARVPQVAELTRRTELLARVAESALTLILHEDADTSLAGIELPATGDVVVIVGPEGGISPEEVADLQAAGGHCVGLGPNVLRASTAGPAALAVLASRSRW
- a CDS encoding PhoH family protein, whose amino-acid sequence is MTDDSQGASATHVPSTPAGGDRRTFTIPPEVQMVTLLGPRDELLRTMERALPRVQLHVRGNEFSAEGPAADLAILDDLIAELLTIIQAGHPLNRDAVERSIGMLQASTRERPADVLTTNIISSRGRTIRPKTLGQKQYIDSIDGHTIVFGIGPAGTGKTYLAMAKAVAALQAKQVNRIILTRPAVEAGERLGFLPGSLNDKIDPYLRPLYDALHDMVDPDSIPRLMASGTVEVAPLAFMRGRSLNDSFVILDEAQNTSPEQMKMFLTRLGFGSKMVVTGDTTQVDLPTGTTSGLRIVQDILGDVEDVHFARLSAQDVVRHRLVSDIVEAYGRWDARATGRAAGTSISDAP
- the ybeY gene encoding rRNA maturation RNase YbeY; amino-acid sequence: MSIDVLNETEIEVDLEELHECARFTMDELHVHPQADLCVRVIDEAAMEILHVRWMDLPGPTDVMSFPMDELRPGSEGEPSEEGVLGDIVLCPTVAAAQAAAAGHTTQEELLLLTVHGVLHLLGYDHAEPQERDEMFDLQRRLLLSFLARRGDGQPRINPPSGS